The Streptomyces sp. NBC_00224 genome has a window encoding:
- a CDS encoding aldehyde dehydrogenase family protein: MSESSASTASATRLNVFKTYKLYVGGKFPRSESGRVYEVSDSKGKWLANAPLSSRKDARDAVVAARKAFGGWSGATAYNRGQVLYRVAEMLEGRREQFVREVGEAEGLSKSKAAAVVDAAIDRWVWYAGWTDKIAQIVGGANPVAGPYFNLSTPEPTGVVTVLAPQDSSFLGLVSVIAPVIATGNTAVVIASEKAPLPALSLGEVLATSDLPGGVVNILSGKASEMGPHLAAHQDVNAIDLAGADEVLAKELEIAAADNLKRVLRPAAADWSAAPGTHRMTAFLETKTVWHPTGSLGASGSAY; the protein is encoded by the coding sequence ATGTCTGAGTCTTCTGCGTCCACGGCGTCCGCGACGCGTCTCAACGTCTTCAAGACCTACAAGCTGTACGTCGGGGGCAAGTTCCCCCGCTCCGAGAGCGGCCGGGTGTACGAGGTGAGCGACTCCAAGGGCAAGTGGCTGGCGAACGCTCCCCTGTCCTCCCGCAAGGACGCGCGTGACGCGGTCGTCGCCGCCCGCAAGGCGTTCGGCGGCTGGTCGGGCGCGACCGCGTACAACCGGGGCCAGGTCCTCTACCGCGTCGCCGAGATGCTGGAGGGCCGCCGCGAGCAGTTCGTACGGGAAGTGGGCGAGGCGGAGGGTCTGTCCAAGTCGAAGGCCGCCGCGGTCGTCGACGCGGCGATCGACCGCTGGGTCTGGTACGCGGGCTGGACCGACAAGATCGCCCAGATCGTGGGCGGCGCGAACCCGGTGGCGGGTCCGTACTTCAACCTGTCCACGCCGGAGCCGACGGGCGTCGTGACGGTCCTCGCCCCGCAGGACTCGTCCTTCCTGGGGCTGGTCTCGGTGATCGCCCCGGTGATCGCCACCGGCAACACGGCCGTGGTGATCGCCTCGGAGAAGGCCCCGCTGCCCGCCCTGTCCCTGGGCGAGGTGCTGGCCACGTCCGATCTGCCGGGTGGCGTTGTCAACATCCTGTCCGGCAAGGCTTCGGAGATGGGCCCGCACCTGGCGGCCCACCAGGACGTCAACGCGATCGACCTGGCGGGTGCGGACGAGGTGCTGGCCAAGGAGTTGGAGATCGCCGCAGCCGACAACCTCAAGCGCGTGCTGCGGCCCGCCGCGGCCGACTGGTCCGCGGCTCCGGGTACGCACCGGATGACCGCGTTCCTGGAGACCAAGACGGTCTGGCATCCGACGGGATCGCTGGGCGCGTCCGGCTCCGCGTACTAG
- a CDS encoding aldehyde dehydrogenase family protein — translation MASVFEYAPAPESRSVVDIAPSYGLFIDGEFVDAADGKVFKTVSPSSEEVLSEVAQAGEADVDRAVKAARKAFEKWSALPGSERAKYLFRIARIIQERSRELAVLETLDNGKPIKETRDADLPLVAAHFFYYAGWADKLDHAGYGANPKPLGVAGQVIPWNFPLLMLAWKIAPALATGNTVVLKPAETTPLTALFFADICRQAGLPKGVVNILTGYGDAGAALVEHPDVNKVAFTGSTAVGKKIARHVAGTDKKVTLELGGKGANIVFDDAPIDQAVEGIVNGIFFNQGQVCCAGSRLLVQESIQDELLDALKRRLSTLRLGDPLDKNTDIGAINSAEQLARITALAETGEAEGAERWSPACELPSAGYWFAPTLFTNVTQAHTIARDEIFGPVLSVLSFRTPDEAVAKANNSQYGLSAGIWTEKGSRILAVAGKLRAGVVWANTFNKFDPTSPFGGYKESGFGREGGRHGLEGYLDV, via the coding sequence ATGGCATCTGTATTCGAGTACGCACCGGCGCCGGAATCCCGTTCTGTCGTCGACATCGCGCCTTCGTACGGTCTGTTCATCGACGGCGAGTTCGTCGACGCGGCCGACGGCAAGGTCTTCAAGACCGTCAGCCCCTCGTCGGAGGAAGTCCTGTCCGAGGTCGCCCAGGCGGGCGAGGCGGACGTGGACCGGGCCGTGAAGGCCGCCCGCAAGGCGTTCGAGAAGTGGTCGGCGCTGCCCGGCTCCGAGCGCGCCAAGTACCTCTTCCGTATCGCCCGGATCATCCAGGAGCGCAGCCGCGAGCTGGCCGTCCTGGAGACCCTGGACAACGGCAAGCCGATCAAGGAGACCCGCGACGCGGACCTCCCGCTGGTCGCCGCGCACTTCTTCTACTACGCGGGCTGGGCGGACAAGCTCGACCACGCGGGCTACGGCGCCAACCCGAAGCCGCTGGGCGTCGCCGGCCAGGTCATTCCCTGGAACTTCCCGCTCCTGATGCTGGCGTGGAAGATCGCCCCGGCGCTCGCGACCGGCAACACGGTCGTGCTCAAGCCCGCCGAGACGACCCCGCTGACCGCCCTGTTCTTCGCGGACATCTGCCGCCAGGCGGGCCTGCCCAAGGGCGTCGTCAACATCCTCACCGGGTACGGCGACGCGGGCGCGGCCCTCGTCGAGCACCCGGACGTCAACAAGGTCGCCTTCACCGGTTCGACCGCCGTGGGCAAGAAGATCGCCCGCCACGTCGCCGGCACCGACAAGAAGGTCACCCTGGAGCTGGGCGGCAAGGGCGCCAACATCGTCTTCGACGACGCCCCGATCGACCAGGCCGTCGAGGGCATCGTCAACGGCATCTTCTTCAACCAGGGCCAGGTCTGCTGCGCGGGCTCGCGCCTGCTGGTCCAGGAGTCGATCCAGGACGAGCTGCTCGACGCGCTGAAGCGCCGTCTGTCCACGCTCCGCCTCGGCGACCCGCTGGACAAGAACACGGACATCGGCGCCATCAACTCGGCCGAGCAGTTGGCCCGGATCACCGCGCTCGCCGAGACCGGCGAGGCCGAGGGCGCCGAGCGCTGGTCCCCGGCGTGCGAGCTCCCGTCCGCCGGCTACTGGTTCGCCCCGACGCTGTTCACCAACGTCACCCAGGCGCACACCATCGCCCGCGACGAGATCTTCGGCCCGGTCCTCTCGGTGCTGTCGTTCCGTACGCCGGACGAGGCCGTCGCCAAGGCCAACAACAGCCAGTACGGCCTGTCGGCGGGCATCTGGACGGAGAAGGGCTCGCGCATCCTCGCGGTCGCGGGCAAGCTCCGGGCGGGTGTCGTGTGGGCCAACACGTTCAACAAGTTCGACCCGACCTCGCCCTTCGGCGGCTACAAGGAGTCGGGCTTCGGCCGCGAGGGCGGCCGGCACGGTCTGGAGGGTTACCTCGATGTCTGA
- the deoC gene encoding deoxyribose-phosphate aldolase: MPTNAPAAALADATASDAALRRFLHGLPGIDPVGLEARAASLGTRSIKTTAKAYAIDLAISMIDLTTLEGADTPGKVRALAAKAVHPDPLDRTTPATAAVCVYPDMVATAKEVLKGSDVKVASVATAFPAGRAALPVKLADVRDAVAAGADEIDMVIDRGAFLAGHYLKVYEEIAAVRAECGDKARLKVIFETGELSTYDNIRRASWLGMMAGADFIKTSTGKVAVNATPPNTLVLLEAVRDYRAQTGIQVGVKPAGGIRSTKDAIKFLVLVNETVGEDWLDNHWFRFGASSLLNDLLMQRQKLATGRYSGPDYVTVD, encoded by the coding sequence ATGCCCACCAATGCACCTGCAGCTGCCCTCGCCGACGCGACCGCGTCGGACGCGGCTCTGCGCCGCTTCCTCCACGGGCTCCCCGGCATCGATCCGGTGGGCCTGGAAGCGCGCGCCGCGTCCCTCGGCACTCGTTCGATCAAGACGACGGCCAAGGCGTACGCCATCGACCTGGCCATTTCGATGATCGACCTGACGACGCTCGAAGGCGCGGACACCCCGGGCAAGGTCCGGGCGCTCGCCGCCAAGGCCGTCCACCCCGACCCGCTCGACCGCACCACCCCGGCCACTGCGGCCGTCTGCGTCTACCCCGACATGGTGGCCACCGCCAAGGAGGTCCTGAAGGGGTCGGACGTGAAGGTCGCGTCCGTCGCCACGGCCTTCCCCGCGGGCCGCGCCGCCCTCCCGGTCAAGCTCGCGGACGTGCGCGACGCGGTGGCCGCCGGCGCCGACGAGATCGACATGGTGATCGACCGGGGCGCGTTCCTGGCCGGCCACTACCTCAAGGTGTACGAGGAGATCGCGGCCGTCCGGGCCGAGTGCGGCGACAAGGCCCGCCTCAAGGTCATCTTCGAGACCGGCGAGCTCTCCACGTACGACAACATCCGCCGCGCCTCCTGGCTCGGCATGATGGCCGGCGCCGACTTCATCAAGACGTCGACCGGCAAGGTCGCGGTGAACGCGACGCCCCCCAACACCCTGGTCCTGCTTGAGGCCGTGCGCGACTACCGCGCCCAGACCGGCATCCAGGTCGGCGTGAAGCCCGCCGGCGGTATCCGCTCGACCAAGGACGCCATCAAGTTCCTGGTCCTGGTCAACGAGACCGTGGGCGAGGACTGGCTGGACAACCACTGGTTCCGCTTCGGCGCCTCCTCGCTGCTCAACGACCTGCTGATGCAGCGTCAGAAGCTGGCGACCGGCCGCTACTCCGGCCCCGACTACGTGACGGTGGACTGA
- a CDS encoding PH domain-containing protein yields the protein MTSPTPPAEPTYADRVYRSPGGIAGGALLLVLGLWLAGDAILRGHGSAPWLALAGLLCGVPLLFAFSIRPAVFAGDDRMRVRNPFRTITLPWAAVADVRAGYSSEVFDQSGTKYQLWSVPVSLRRRKRAARTQVRNAASDPYGRTSSTAGADEQSRLAPADRTIRELRELAERNAGREGAQGGPSVRWAYEVIAPAVAGAILLIVLLAIG from the coding sequence ATGACGAGCCCCACGCCGCCCGCCGAGCCCACCTACGCCGACCGCGTCTACCGGTCACCCGGCGGTATCGCCGGAGGCGCGCTGCTGCTCGTGCTCGGGCTCTGGCTCGCCGGGGACGCGATCCTGCGGGGGCACGGCAGCGCCCCCTGGCTTGCCCTGGCCGGGCTGCTCTGCGGCGTGCCGCTGCTCTTCGCGTTCAGCATCCGCCCGGCCGTGTTCGCGGGCGACGACCGGATGCGCGTCCGCAACCCGTTCCGGACCATCACCCTGCCGTGGGCGGCGGTCGCGGACGTACGGGCCGGATACTCCAGCGAGGTCTTCGACCAGAGCGGCACCAAGTACCAGCTGTGGTCGGTCCCCGTCTCGCTGCGCCGGCGCAAGCGCGCCGCCCGCACCCAGGTGCGCAACGCCGCGTCCGACCCGTACGGCCGCACCTCGTCGACCGCCGGCGCCGACGAGCAGTCCCGTCTCGCGCCCGCCGACCGCACCATCCGCGAGCTGCGCGAGCTGGCCGAGCGCAACGCCGGGCGCGAGGGCGCGCAGGGCGGGCCGAGCGTGCGCTGGGCCTACGAGGTCATCGCACCGGCCGTCGCGGGCGCGATCCTGCTGATCGTGCTCCTCGCCATCGGCTGA
- a CDS encoding glycosyltransferase family 39 protein codes for MASPAPRTRGTDRHAVPAARSPQGPGSGDGPRFIRAAARAAAPALAGHLAVRLLGLAVLAHWAHLKHHGVWTTLATSWDSHWYLGIADHGYDHGLGTRVDHNNLAFFPLYPAVVKAVAAVTPGSRASVGLVVAVLCSSAAAWGIFAVGDRLYGRRAGTVLAVLWGALPVAAVQWMGYTESLFTALAAWSLYCVLTGRWVAAGTLAALAGLTRPTGIAVAAAVVAAALAAVWRGGSVRGPLTGALLAPLGWFGFVAWVGVRLGRWDGYFAVQRLWRNEWDGGADTLRELRTLLVYDRFPALFLVIVSLVLILAGVLFLLCLCDRQPLVLLVFSGVLLLVVLGSGGVYFPRARFLLPGFPLLLPLAVALARARRHVAVLMLGAAALSSAWLGAYMLLVWPGAP; via the coding sequence ATCGCCTCACCGGCGCCCCGTACCCGCGGTACGGACCGCCATGCCGTCCCCGCGGCCCGCAGCCCGCAAGGGCCGGGCAGCGGGGACGGTCCCCGTTTCATCCGGGCCGCGGCCCGGGCGGCGGCCCCCGCGCTCGCCGGTCACCTCGCCGTCCGGCTCCTCGGCCTCGCCGTCCTCGCCCACTGGGCGCACCTCAAGCACCACGGTGTGTGGACGACGCTGGCCACCTCCTGGGACTCGCACTGGTACCTCGGCATCGCCGACCACGGCTACGACCACGGGCTCGGCACCCGGGTCGACCACAACAACCTGGCGTTCTTCCCGCTCTACCCGGCCGTGGTCAAGGCCGTCGCCGCCGTCACGCCCGGCTCGCGCGCGAGCGTGGGGCTGGTCGTCGCGGTGCTCTGCTCGTCGGCCGCGGCCTGGGGGATCTTCGCGGTCGGGGACCGGCTGTACGGGCGGCGCGCCGGTACCGTCCTGGCGGTCCTGTGGGGCGCGCTGCCGGTGGCCGCCGTGCAGTGGATGGGCTACACCGAATCGCTGTTCACGGCGCTCGCCGCGTGGTCGCTGTACTGCGTGCTGACCGGGCGCTGGGTGGCGGCCGGGACGCTGGCCGCGCTGGCGGGGCTGACCCGGCCGACGGGCATCGCGGTCGCGGCGGCCGTCGTGGCGGCGGCCCTGGCGGCGGTGTGGCGCGGCGGATCCGTCCGGGGCCCGCTGACCGGGGCACTGCTCGCCCCGCTGGGCTGGTTCGGGTTCGTCGCCTGGGTCGGGGTCCGGCTCGGCCGCTGGGACGGCTACTTCGCGGTCCAGCGGCTGTGGCGGAACGAGTGGGACGGCGGCGCCGACACCCTGCGCGAGCTGCGCACCCTGCTGGTCTACGACCGCTTCCCCGCGCTGTTCCTGGTGATCGTCTCGCTCGTGCTGATCCTGGCGGGCGTGCTGTTCCTGCTCTGCCTCTGCGACCGCCAGCCGCTGGTGCTGCTGGTCTTCTCGGGCGTGCTGCTGCTCGTCGTCCTGGGCAGCGGCGGCGTCTACTTCCCGCGCGCCCGCTTCCTGCTCCCCGGCTTCCCGCTGCTGCTGCCGCTCGCGGTGGCGCTGGCCCGGGCGCGGCGCCACGTGGCCGTGCTGATGCTGGGCGCGGCGGCCCTGTCGTCGGCGTGGCTGGGCGCGTACATGCTCCTTGTGTGGCCGGGGGCGCCCTGA
- a CDS encoding phospho-sugar mutase yields the protein MTQDLIARAKAWLAEDPDGETREELAKLIDNEELDELAARFAGTLQFGTAGLRGELGAGPMRMNRSVVIRAAAGLAAYLKAKGQGDGLVVIGYDARYKSADFARDTAAVMTGAGLKAAVLPRPLPTPVLAYAIRHLGAVAGVEVTASHNPPRDNGYKVYLGDGSQIVPPADAEIAAEIAAVASLADVPRPENSWETLGDEVLEAYLARTDEVLTPGSPRTARVVYTAMHGVGKDVLTAAFARAGFPPPALVAEQADPDPAFPTVAFPNPEEPGAMDLAFEAARAVNPDIIIANDPDADRCAVAVPDTSVEGGWRMLRGDEVGSLLAQHLVDRGVSGVFAESIVSSSLLGRIAEAAGLGYEETLTGFKWIARVDGLRYGYEEALGYCVDPEGVRDKDGITAALLVAELASVLKEQGRTLPDLLDDLAVRHGLHATDQLSVRVDDLSVISDAMRRLREKTPTSLAGLAVTKAEDLTEGTEELPPTDGLRYYLEGARVIVRPSGTEPKLKCYLEVVVPVASQDALGEARTKAAELLAGIKRDLAAAAGI from the coding sequence CTGACGCAGGACCTGATCGCGCGGGCCAAGGCCTGGCTGGCCGAGGACCCGGACGGCGAGACGCGCGAGGAGCTGGCCAAGCTCATCGACAACGAGGAGCTCGACGAGCTGGCCGCCCGGTTCGCCGGCACGCTCCAGTTCGGCACCGCCGGGCTGCGCGGCGAGCTGGGCGCCGGGCCGATGCGGATGAACCGCTCGGTCGTCATCCGCGCCGCCGCCGGCCTCGCCGCGTACCTGAAGGCCAAGGGCCAGGGCGACGGTCTGGTCGTCATCGGGTACGACGCGCGCTACAAGTCGGCCGACTTCGCGCGCGACACGGCTGCCGTGATGACCGGCGCGGGCCTGAAGGCCGCCGTGCTGCCGCGCCCGCTGCCGACGCCCGTCCTGGCGTACGCGATAAGGCATCTGGGCGCCGTCGCCGGCGTCGAGGTCACCGCCAGCCACAACCCGCCGCGCGACAACGGCTACAAGGTCTACCTCGGCGACGGCTCGCAGATCGTGCCGCCCGCCGACGCCGAGATCGCCGCCGAGATCGCCGCGGTCGCCTCGCTCGCCGACGTCCCCCGCCCCGAGAACAGCTGGGAGACGCTGGGCGACGAGGTCCTGGAGGCCTATCTGGCGCGTACGGACGAGGTGCTGACTCCCGGGTCCCCGCGCACCGCCCGCGTCGTCTACACGGCCATGCACGGCGTCGGCAAGGACGTCCTGACGGCGGCCTTCGCCCGGGCCGGCTTCCCGCCGCCCGCGCTGGTGGCCGAGCAGGCCGACCCGGACCCCGCGTTCCCGACCGTGGCGTTCCCCAACCCGGAGGAGCCGGGCGCGATGGACCTCGCCTTCGAGGCGGCCCGCGCGGTCAACCCGGACATCATCATCGCCAACGACCCGGACGCGGACCGCTGCGCGGTCGCCGTGCCGGACACGTCGGTGGAGGGCGGCTGGCGGATGCTGCGCGGCGACGAGGTCGGCTCGCTGCTCGCCCAGCACCTGGTCGACCGGGGCGTGAGCGGCGTCTTCGCCGAGTCGATCGTCTCGTCCTCGCTGCTCGGCCGGATCGCCGAGGCGGCCGGTCTGGGCTACGAGGAGACCCTGACGGGCTTCAAGTGGATCGCCCGCGTGGACGGTCTGCGGTACGGGTACGAGGAGGCGCTGGGCTACTGCGTCGACCCCGAGGGCGTACGCGACAAGGACGGCATCACCGCCGCCCTGCTCGTCGCGGAGCTCGCGTCCGTCCTGAAGGAGCAGGGGCGCACGCTCCCGGACCTCCTGGACGACCTGGCCGTACGGCACGGGCTGCACGCAACCGACCAGCTGTCGGTGCGCGTCGATGACCTGTCGGTCATCTCCGACGCGATGCGGCGCCTGCGCGAGAAGACGCCGACCTCGCTGGCGGGCCTGGCGGTCACCAAGGCCGAGGACCTCACCGAGGGCACCGAGGAACTCCCGCCGACCGACGGTCTGCGCTACTACCTCGAAGGCGCCCGGGTGATCGTCCGCCCGAGCGGCACGGAGCCCAAGCTCAAGTGCTACCTGGAGGTGGTGGTCCCGGTGGCGTCGCAGGACGCGCTGGGCGAGGCGCGGACGAAGGCGGCGGAGCTGCTGGCGGGCATCAAGCGGGACTTGGCGGCAGCGGCGGGTATCTGA
- a CDS encoding purine-nucleoside phosphorylase, with protein MNASVIPDHIQGDPHAAADAAAARLRELTGAETHDVALVMGSGWAPAADALGEPEAEFPVTELPGFPPPAVEGHGGKIRSYKIGEKRALVFLGRTHYYEGRGVAAVAHGVRTAVAAGCKTVVLTNGCGGLREGMRPGQPVLISDHLNLTAASPIIGANFVDLTDLYSPRLRALCKEVDSSLEEGVYVQFPGPHYETPAEINMVRVLGGDLVGMSTVLEAIAAREAGAEVLGISLVTNLAAGLTGEPLNHEEVLQAGRDSAARMGSLLTRVLDRI; from the coding sequence GTGAACGCATCTGTTATTCCGGACCACATCCAGGGCGACCCCCACGCCGCCGCCGACGCCGCCGCCGCCCGCCTGCGCGAGCTGACCGGTGCCGAGACCCACGACGTCGCCCTCGTGATGGGCTCCGGCTGGGCTCCGGCCGCCGACGCGCTCGGTGAGCCCGAGGCCGAGTTCCCGGTCACCGAGCTCCCCGGCTTCCCGCCGCCCGCCGTCGAGGGCCACGGCGGCAAGATCCGCTCGTACAAGATCGGTGAGAAGCGCGCGCTGGTCTTCCTGGGCCGTACGCACTACTACGAGGGCCGCGGCGTCGCCGCCGTCGCCCACGGCGTGCGCACCGCCGTCGCCGCCGGCTGCAAGACCGTCGTGCTCACCAACGGCTGCGGCGGTCTGCGCGAGGGCATGCGCCCGGGCCAGCCCGTGCTGATCAGCGACCACCTCAACCTCACGGCCGCGTCCCCGATCATCGGTGCCAACTTCGTGGACCTGACCGACCTGTACTCGCCGCGGCTGCGCGCGCTGTGCAAGGAGGTCGACTCGTCCCTCGAAGAGGGCGTGTACGTCCAGTTCCCCGGCCCGCACTACGAGACCCCGGCCGAGATCAACATGGTCCGCGTGCTCGGCGGCGACCTCGTCGGCATGTCCACCGTCCTGGAGGCCATCGCGGCCCGTGAGGCCGGCGCCGAGGTGCTGGGCATCTCCCTGGTCACCAACCTGGCCGCGGGCCTGACCGGCGAGCCCCTCAACCACGAAGAGGTGCTCCAGGCCGGCCGTGACTCGGCGGCGCGCATGGGTTCGCTGCTGACCCGGGTACTCGACCGCATCTGA
- a CDS encoding gamma-glutamylcyclotransferase: MSLYAAYAGNMDPRLMTRRAPHSPLRGTGWLNGWRLTFGGEQMGWEGALATIVEAPRSQVFVALYDIAPLDEDSMDRWEGVGLDIYRRMRVRVDTLDGEEPAWMYVLNAYEGGLPSARYLGELADAAESAGAPHDYVMELRKRPC; the protein is encoded by the coding sequence ATGTCGCTCTACGCCGCGTACGCCGGCAACATGGATCCGCGGCTGATGACCCGCCGCGCCCCGCACTCCCCCCTGCGCGGCACCGGCTGGCTCAACGGCTGGCGGCTGACGTTCGGCGGGGAGCAGATGGGCTGGGAGGGCGCCCTCGCCACGATCGTGGAGGCACCGCGTTCCCAGGTGTTCGTCGCGCTGTACGACATCGCGCCGCTCGACGAGGACTCCATGGACCGCTGGGAGGGTGTCGGCCTCGACATCTACCGCCGGATGCGGGTGCGGGTGGACACGCTGGACGGGGAGGAGCCGGCGTGGATGTACGTGCTCAACGCCTACGAGGGCGGGCTGCCCTCGGCCCGCTACTTGGGCGAGCTGGCCGATGCCGCCGAGTCGGCGGGGGCGCCGCACGACTACGTCATGGAGCTGCGCAAGCGCCCCTGCTGA
- a CDS encoding NAD(P)H-quinone dehydrogenase: MTRIVIIGGGPGGYEAALVGAQLGAEVTVVDCDGLGGASVLTDCVPSKTLIATAEVMTTFDSSYEELGILVADDTPPEEQSARVVGVDLGKVNRRVKRLALAQSHDITASVTRAGARVLRGRGKLGGPQGIDGTRDVIVTAADGSEEILTADAVLIATGGHPREIPDALPDGERILNWTQVYDLDELPEELIVVGSGVTGAEFAGAYQALGSKVTLVSSRDRVLPGEDPDAAAVLEDVFRRRGMNVMARSRAQSAKRVGDRVEVTLSDGRVISGTHCLMAVGAIPNTAGMNLEESGVKLLESGHIWTDKVSRTSSPGVYAAGDVTGIFALASVAAMQGRIAMYHFLGDAVAPLNLKTVSSNVFTDPEIATVGYTQADVDTGKIDARVVKLPLLRNPRAKMQGIRDGFVKIFCRPGTGIIVGGVVVSPRASELIHPISIAVDNNLTVEQIANAFTVYPSLSGSIAEVARQLHTRKKAGEA, encoded by the coding sequence GTGACCCGGATCGTGATCATCGGTGGCGGACCCGGCGGATACGAGGCGGCCCTGGTGGGCGCCCAACTCGGCGCGGAGGTGACCGTCGTCGACTGCGACGGTCTGGGCGGGGCGTCGGTGCTGACCGACTGCGTACCGTCGAAGACTCTGATCGCGACGGCCGAGGTGATGACCACCTTCGACTCTTCGTACGAGGAGTTGGGCATCCTGGTCGCCGACGACACCCCGCCCGAGGAGCAGTCCGCCCGGGTGGTCGGTGTGGACCTCGGCAAGGTCAACCGGCGTGTCAAGCGCCTCGCGCTGGCCCAGTCCCACGACATCACCGCCTCCGTCACCCGGGCCGGCGCCCGTGTGCTGCGCGGCCGCGGCAAGCTCGGCGGCCCGCAGGGCATCGACGGCACCCGGGACGTCATCGTCACGGCCGCCGACGGCAGCGAGGAGATCCTCACCGCCGACGCCGTCCTGATCGCCACCGGCGGGCACCCGCGTGAGATCCCGGACGCGCTGCCGGACGGCGAGCGGATCCTGAACTGGACCCAGGTGTACGACCTGGACGAGCTGCCCGAAGAGCTGATCGTGGTCGGCTCGGGTGTGACCGGCGCCGAGTTCGCCGGCGCGTACCAGGCGCTGGGCTCCAAGGTCACCCTCGTCTCGTCCCGCGACCGGGTGCTGCCCGGCGAGGACCCGGACGCGGCCGCCGTCCTGGAGGACGTCTTCCGCCGCCGCGGCATGAACGTCATGGCCCGCTCCCGCGCCCAGTCCGCCAAGCGCGTCGGAGACCGGGTCGAGGTCACGCTCTCGGACGGCCGCGTCATAAGCGGTACGCACTGCCTGATGGCGGTCGGCGCGATCCCGAACACCGCCGGGATGAACCTGGAGGAGTCCGGGGTCAAGCTCCTGGAGTCCGGTCACATCTGGACCGACAAGGTGTCGCGGACGAGCTCGCCGGGCGTGTACGCGGCCGGTGACGTCACCGGCATCTTCGCCCTCGCCTCGGTCGCGGCCATGCAGGGCCGGATCGCGATGTACCACTTCCTGGGCGACGCGGTGGCCCCGCTGAACCTCAAGACGGTCTCCTCCAACGTCTTCACCGACCCGGAGATCGCCACCGTCGGCTACACGCAGGCCGACGTGGACACGGGCAAGATCGACGCGCGCGTGGTCAAGCTGCCGCTGCTGCGCAACCCGCGCGCCAAGATGCAGGGCATCCGGGACGGCTTCGTCAAGATCTTCTGCCGCCCGGGTACCGGGATCATCGTCGGCGGCGTGGTCGTCTCGCCGCGCGCCTCGGAGCTGATCCACCCCATCTCGATCGCGGTCGACAACAACCTGACCGTCGAGCAGATCGCGAACGCGTTCACGGTCTACCCGTCCCTGTCGGGTTCGATCGCCGAAGTGGCACGGCAGCTGCACACCCGCAAGAAGGCCGGCGAGGCGTAA
- a CDS encoding DeoR/GlpR family DNA-binding transcription regulator — MFAAERRQLILEMVRANGAVSLRELARVVQTSEVTVRRDVRALEAEGLLDRRHGGAVLPGGFTRESGFPQKSHLATAEKTAIADLAASLVEEGEAIVVGAGTTTQELARRLARVPGLTVVTNSLLVAQALAHANRVEVVMTGGTLRGSNYALVGSGAEQSLQGLRVSRAFLSGSGLTAERGLSTSNMLSASVDRALVQAAAEVVVLADHTKLGTDTMFQTVPTDVITRLVTDEPPGHDDRAATELQALADQGVQITVAGTASSGEGVPPGRQPRRDVPLPGQRRSHVPGAGPQLRSAASLGDQQGPGERARVADLRRR; from the coding sequence GTGTTCGCTGCAGAACGTCGCCAATTGATCCTCGAAATGGTGCGTGCCAACGGGGCGGTATCGCTCCGGGAGCTCGCCCGCGTCGTCCAGACCTCCGAAGTGACCGTACGGCGAGACGTGCGGGCACTGGAGGCGGAAGGACTCCTCGACCGCCGGCACGGCGGTGCGGTACTGCCGGGCGGATTCACGCGAGAGTCCGGCTTCCCGCAGAAATCCCATCTCGCGACCGCGGAGAAGACGGCCATCGCCGACCTCGCCGCGAGCCTTGTCGAAGAGGGCGAGGCCATCGTGGTCGGCGCGGGGACGACCACGCAGGAGCTGGCCCGCCGGCTCGCCCGCGTCCCCGGCCTCACGGTCGTCACCAACTCGCTGCTCGTCGCCCAGGCGCTGGCCCACGCCAACCGCGTGGAGGTCGTCATGACCGGCGGCACCCTGCGCGGCTCCAACTATGCGCTGGTGGGCAGCGGAGCCGAACAGTCCCTCCAGGGACTGCGGGTCTCGCGCGCCTTCCTCTCCGGGAGCGGGCTGACCGCCGAGCGCGGTCTGTCCACGTCCAACATGCTCTCGGCGAGCGTGGACCGGGCCCTGGTCCAGGCGGCCGCCGAGGTGGTCGTCCTCGCCGACCACACCAAGCTCGGCACCGACACCATGTTCCAGACGGTGCCGACGGACGTGATCACGCGCCTGGTCACCGACGAGCCCCCCGGTCACGACGACCGGGCGGCCACCGAGCTCCAGGCCCTGGCCGACCAGGGCGTGCAGATCACGGTGGCCGGGACCGCGTCCAGTGGTGAGGGCGTCCCGCCGGGGCGCCAGCCCCGCCGGGACGTGCCGCTCCCGGGCCAGCGCCGCAGCCATGTGCCGGGCGCGGGGCCGCAGTTGCGCAGCGCGGCGTCGCTGGGTGACCAGCAGGGTCCCGGAGAGCGGGCGAGAGTGGCTGATCTGCGACGCCGCTAG